A segment of the Thermoanaerobacterales bacterium genome:
CGGTTTGCAAAGCCGCTGGATGAGGAGTGTATCATCCGCTTTGCCCGCCGTACGCGTCGCCTGTTTACGCTGGAAGAGAACGTTCTGGCGGGAGGTTTCGGGGCCGGGGTTCTGGAGATGCTTTCGGGGCGCGGTGTAGCCGACGTCCGGACGACGCTTCTGGGCTTGCCGGATTCGTTCATAGAACATGGCGCCCCGGCCGTCCTGCGCGAAAAGTATGGTTTGACCGCCCGCGCCGTGGCCGAAAAAGTGGAACGCGAGCTGCAAAAGGTGGGCCGGTTACGCCTCGCCGGCAAGCAACGTTAAGGGTTTCAGCGATGGAACGGCGGCGCCTTGACGTGTATCTGGTGCAGAAAGGCTTTTTCCCGTCCCGTGAACGGGCCCGGTCGGCGGTCATGGCCGGGCATGTTTATGTGTCCGGGCGGTGCGTGGATAAGCCCGGTACCCCTGTCCCGCCGGACGCGGTTGTGGAGGTACGGGGCACCGACCGTCCTTACGTCAGCCGCGGCGGGCTTAAGCTGGAAGGCGCCATCACCGCCTTCGGTATCGACCTCCGGGGAAAGGTCGTCCTCGATGCCGGAGCATCGACCGGCGGGTTCACCGACTGCGCCCTGCAACACGGGGCACGGCGTGTTTACGCCGTGGATGTCGGCTATGGCCAGCTGGACTGGTCCCTGCGTACCGACCCGCGGGTCACCGTTCTGGAGCGCGCCAACATCCGCTACCTGGACTCCGAGGCGTTGGATGAAAGTCCGGACTTCGTTACCGTTGACCTTTCGTTTATCTCGCTGGGCAAGGTTCTCCCGAATATCGACCGCCTGGTGGCGGCTGATGCCGAGGCTATGCTGCTGGTGAAGCCCCAGTTCGAGGCCGGGCCGGAGAAGGTGGGGAAAAAGGGCGTCGTACGCGATCCCGCCGTGCACGCCGAGGTCCTCGGCCGGGTGCTGGATACCGTCCGGGGTCTCGGGTGGCAGGTCCGGGGAGTCGCCTTTTCGCCCATCCGCGGGCCGGAGGGGAACATCGAATACCTGGTCTACGCCACGAAGCGGCACGATCCGGAGCGGGAATGGCGGGGCACGGTGGGCGCCGTGGTAGAGAAGGCCCATGCCGCCCTGGGAAGCGGGAAGTGAGTCAGTCAAGAGGGGAGAAGGCTTGAGAACATTCGGCCTGGTGGTCAACCGACATCTTGCGGCGCCCGTGGTCCGGCCGGTGGTCGAGGAGATGCTGGCGCGCCTGGATCCGGCCGGGGTACGGCTGGTGATGCTCGGGAACGGCGCCGACCTGGCGTTGCCGGTAGAGGCGGCGACCG
Coding sequences within it:
- a CDS encoding TlyA family RNA methyltransferase, coding for MERRRLDVYLVQKGFFPSRERARSAVMAGHVYVSGRCVDKPGTPVPPDAVVEVRGTDRPYVSRGGLKLEGAITAFGIDLRGKVVLDAGASTGGFTDCALQHGARRVYAVDVGYGQLDWSLRTDPRVTVLERANIRYLDSEALDESPDFVTVDLSFISLGKVLPNIDRLVAADAEAMLLVKPQFEAGPEKVGKKGVVRDPAVHAEVLGRVLDTVRGLGWQVRGVAFSPIRGPEGNIEYLVYATKRHDPEREWRGTVGAVVEKAHAALGSGK